A window of Calliopsis andreniformis isolate RMS-2024a chromosome 3, iyCalAndr_principal, whole genome shotgun sequence contains these coding sequences:
- the LOC143177380 gene encoding uncharacterized protein LOC143177380: MLLSHLIRFNESLLLHRCRKGSLKPPSQRLYSYLITRQFKRRDILSSTDRKAKLKTFFDIFAGNLTCFGVTRATSMYRYGHVWTTYQKYLKAISSIMIAIRITNL, translated from the exons ATGCTACTCTCCCATTTAATTCGATTCAATGAATCACTTTTACTC CATCGA TGTCGAAAGGGCAGTCTAAAACCTCCTTCGCAACGGTTGTATTCTTATCTAATAACCCGACAGTTCAAACGCCGCGATATCTTGTCGTCCACAGATAGGAAAGCGAAG TTGAAAACTTTTTTCGATATTTTTGCTGGAAATTTAACTTGTTTTGGCGTGACAAGAGCCACATCCATGTACAGATATGGACATGTGTGGACTACGTATCAGAAATACTTGAAAGCCATATCCTCCATAATGATTGCTATTAGGATTACCAATTTATGA